Below is a genomic region from Tepidiforma bonchosmolovskayae.
GCCGCTCGCCAGCACCACCGTGCAGCTTCCCTAGACGTAATCGTGCCCTGCGCGTTCAGGCCGGCCCGCAGGCATCACCTCCGTCGGCCGGGGCACGTACGATGGAGATATGGACGTCGTTGACGCCATCAAACGTCAGGTCGACCTTGTCGCCTACATCGGGCGATTCACGCCCCTGCAGAAGTCCGGGCGAAGCTACCGCGGGCTCTGCCCGTTTCACACCGAAAAGACGCCGTCATTTTATGTCTTTCCTGAGCGCGGGACCTGGCGCTGCTTCGGCGCCTGCGGGGAAGGCGGTGACCTCTTTACCTTCGTCGAGAAGCGCGAGAACGTCGATTTCCGGGGGGCGCTCCGCATCCTCGCTACCGAGGCTGGCATCCAGCTCCACGAAGATGACCCGAAGCGCCGCTCGCACATCGAGCGGCTGGCCGCCATCGTCTCCGCTGCCGTCGGCTTCTACGAGCGGCAGCTGCGCGAACCTGAGGGTGCAGAAGCCCTTGAATACCTGAGCGGTGCGCGGGGACTTACCGCCGACACTATCGGAGCATGGCACCTCGGCTGGGCGCCCGACGGATGGCACCACCTGCGCGATTTCCTCCTCAACCGCGGCTACACCGTCCCCGATATGGTGGCCGCCGGCGTGCTGGTTGACGCCGAAGAGGGGCGGGAGCCGTACGACCGCTTCCGCGGGCGCGTCATCATCCCAATCGCCAACGAGCGCGGCGAGTTCGTGGCGCTGGCGGGCCGCGGCCTCCACGGCGAAGAGCCCAAGTATCTCAACTCGCCCCAGACCGAAATCTTCGACAAGGGCCGCACGCTGTTCGGCCTGCATGCCGCCGCTGATGCCATCCGCTTGCAGGGCGAGGTCGTCGTCGTCGAAGGGTACATGGACGTGCTGGGGCCCTGGCAGGCTGGCTACCGCAACGTCGTCGCCACGATGGGCACCAGCCTCACGCGCCACCACGCCGCGCTGCTCCGCCGCTTCGCCCCGCGCATCGTCCTCGCCCTCGACCCCGATGCCGCGGGAATGAACGCCGCGGAGCGCGCCGGGAGCCTCCTCTTCGGCTTCAGCGGCGAGGAGCATGCCGCCGACGCGGCCCGCGCAGCCGACGCCCTCGCCGTAGATACCGACATCGACCTGCGCGTGGCGCCGCTGCCCGCCGGCCGCGACCCCGACGAACTCGTCCGGGACGACCGCCCCGCCTGGGAGCGGGCCATCGCGGGGGCACAGCCGTTTGTGGAGTTTCTGCTCTTCCGCATGCTCGGCGAGCGCCGGCCCGTCTCGCCGCTCGAGGTGCGCCACCTGGTCGACCGTCTGTCGCCCGTCCTGCTAGCGGTCAGCGACCCTGTCGAGCGCGGGCTCTACATCCAGCGGGTGGCCCGGCACCTCGGGGTCCCCGAGACGACCGTGGTCGACCGCCTGCGTCGCGGACGCCAGGCGGGCCCCCGGGCAGCCCCGGAGCAGGCAGCGCGCCGCCCTTCTGGGCCCGAGGAAGTCCTGCTCGCTCTCCTCCTTCGGCATCCCGGGCTCCGGCTGGCCTATCGCAATTACCCGGAGTCGCTCTTCACCGGCGCTGTCGAGCGGGAGGTTTTCCGCCGCTGGCTCCGCGACCCCGAGTCCGCGCTGGCCGCGACGGACGAAGTCGGGCAGCGCGCCCGCGAACTGGCCGCGTATCGGCTCCCGCCGCTCACCGAAGCGGAGGCGCGGCGCGCCGCTGACAGGAAAATCGAAGACCTGCTCAAGGAGCGCATCCGTCTCCACCAGGCCGCGCGTGCGGAGCAGCTTTCCGAGGCTGAGCGTTCCCTCGGGGCAAAACGCCTCGCTGAACTCGCCCTTGCCGCCTGGCGCGGGGAGGTGCCTGCGGGGCCCGAACGCGACCTGGCCGAAGCGCTCATTGAAGAGTTTGAGCTCGGGCTGAGCATCCACCGCCGCGAAACGCCGCCCGCGCACTAAGAAATTTCCGATTTTCGCGGCCGAAAGCGTCGCCACCCGGTCTTTACCATCTTGACACCATTCTGTCCCGCGGCGTATTACATACCGGCCGGTCGGCATGTTGCCGCCGGATTCTCGCGGGAGGTGCCTAATGGCTAGGCTCCGGATGCTCCTCGTTGCTGGCGCGCTGGCTGCGGTCGCGGTCGTTTCGACGGCTGCGCCCATGCTGACCATCAGCTGGTAACAGAGAGCGCAACCCCCATCAGGAGGGGCCGCCCAGGCGGCCCCTTCGCCATGCCCGTGCCTCAGGCCGAATCTCCCGCAGCCGCCGCGCCCCGGTAGCGGATGTGCAGCGCGGCGGCGTCAATGAGCCGGCCGACCAGTTCCGCGGTGGCGAGGGCTTCCCTCGGCCCCTGGCCCGCCCGGATTGCAGCATCGGCCAGTACCGTCAGCCGCTCCGCAAGGAAGGCATCGAGCAGCTCGCCGACGCGTCGCTCTCGCCCTGCGGTTGCCCAAATGTCGAGCAGGAGTGCGCTGTGCTCCGCATCGAAGGCGGTCCCCAGGAACGCCTCGGCCGCGGCTGGCGGCGATGCGCCGGCAGCAAGTGCCTCCGCAGCCCGCTCGAGCCGCCGCCTGGCCTCGTCCAGCACGTCTTCGACCACCGCCAGGTACAGGTCGAGCTTGGTGGTGAAGTGCGCATAGACCGCGCCCTTCGAGAGCCCGGCCGACGCTGCGATGGCGTCGAGCGAAG
It encodes:
- the dnaG gene encoding DNA primase encodes the protein MDVVDAIKRQVDLVAYIGRFTPLQKSGRSYRGLCPFHTEKTPSFYVFPERGTWRCFGACGEGGDLFTFVEKRENVDFRGALRILATEAGIQLHEDDPKRRSHIERLAAIVSAAVGFYERQLREPEGAEALEYLSGARGLTADTIGAWHLGWAPDGWHHLRDFLLNRGYTVPDMVAAGVLVDAEEGREPYDRFRGRVIIPIANERGEFVALAGRGLHGEEPKYLNSPQTEIFDKGRTLFGLHAAADAIRLQGEVVVVEGYMDVLGPWQAGYRNVVATMGTSLTRHHAALLRRFAPRIVLALDPDAAGMNAAERAGSLLFGFSGEEHAADAARAADALAVDTDIDLRVAPLPAGRDPDELVRDDRPAWERAIAGAQPFVEFLLFRMLGERRPVSPLEVRHLVDRLSPVLLAVSDPVERGLYIQRVARHLGVPETTVVDRLRRGRQAGPRAAPEQAARRPSGPEEVLLALLLRHPGLRLAYRNYPESLFTGAVEREVFRRWLRDPESALAATDEVGQRARELAAYRLPPLTEAEARRAADRKIEDLLKERIRLHQAARAEQLSEAERSLGAKRLAELALAAWRGEVPAGPERDLAEALIEEFELGLSIHRRETPPAH
- a CDS encoding TetR/AcrR family transcriptional regulator is translated as MTRQEERRARTRRQLVEAARRAVAARGYEGASLDAIAASAGLSKGAVYAHFTTKLDLYLAVVEDVLDEARRRLERAAEALAAGASPPAAAEAFLGTAFDAEHSALLLDIWATAGRERRVGELLDAFLAERLTVLADAAIRAGQGPREALATAELVGRLIDAAALHIRYRGAAAAGDSA